The following proteins come from a genomic window of Trifolium pratense cultivar HEN17-A07 linkage group LG4, ARS_RC_1.1, whole genome shotgun sequence:
- the LOC123924266 gene encoding uncharacterized protein LOC123924266 isoform X1, protein MIPNSVQPVQFQSFNGLRQLAETRRFKVWLLDQFGVLHDGKQPYPGAISTLENIAKTGGKMVIISNSSRRSSVTIEKVKSLGFDASLFLGAITSGELTHQYLQRRDDPWFASLGRSCIHFTWSGRGAISLEGLDLKVVENVEEAEFILAHGTEALGEASGNARSMNLEDLEKILELCAAKKIPMVVANPDYVTVEARDLRVMPGTLAAKYEKLGGEVKWMGKPGEIIYNSAMAMAGTDVSDCIAVGDSLHHDIKGANAAGIQSIFITGGIHATELGLHSFGEVADSSSVQSLATKYNAYPSYVLPAFTW, encoded by the exons GATCAATTCGGAGTTCTCCATGATGGAAAACAACCTTATCCCGGTGCCATTTCAACAT taGAAAATATAGCAAAGACGGGTGGGAAGATGGTGATCATAAGTAACTCCTCAAGACGCTCATCAGTGACTATTGAAAAAGTCAAAAGTCTTGGCTTTGATGCTTCTCTTTTTCTTGGAGCTATTACTAGTGGAGAACTCACTCATCAATACTTACAAag GAGAGATGATCCTTGGTTTGCATCATTGGGAAGGTCTTGTATTCATTTCACTTGGAGTGGCAGGGGAGCAATATCTCTTGAG GGCTTGGACTTGAAAGTTGTGGAGAATGTTGAAGAAGCTGAGTTTATTTTGGCTCATGGGACTGAAGCCTTGGGGGAAGCCAGTGGGAATGCACGTTCAATGAATCTTGAAGACCTTGAAAAAATATTGGAGCTTTGCGCCGCAAAAAAGATTCCTATGGTGGTAGCCAATCCAGATTATGTAACCGTTGAAGCAAGAGACTTGCGTGTGATGCCAG GTACTCTAGCAGCTAAATATGAAAAGCTTGGGGGTGAAGTAAAATGGATGGGCAAACCTGGTGAG ATAATATACAATTCAGCCATGGCCATGGCTGGTACAGATGTTTCGGACTGTATTGCTGTGGGTGATTCTCTCCATCATGATATTAAGGGTGCTAATGCTGCTGGAATCCAATCAATTTTTATCACTGGAGGGATTCATGCAACTGAACTTGGACTCCATAGTTTTGGAGAAGTAGCGGATTCATCATCCGTGCAATCACTTGCGACGAAATATAATGCTTATCCATCCTATGTGTTGCCCGCATTCACATGGTAG
- the LOC123924266 gene encoding uncharacterized protein LOC123924266 isoform X2 has product MVIISNSSRRSSVTIEKVKSLGFDASLFLGAITSGELTHQYLQRRDDPWFASLGRSCIHFTWSGRGAISLEGLDLKVVENVEEAEFILAHGTEALGEASGNARSMNLEDLEKILELCAAKKIPMVVANPDYVTVEARDLRVMPGTLAAKYEKLGGEVKWMGKPGEIIYNSAMAMAGTDVSDCIAVGDSLHHDIKGANAAGIQSIFITGGIHATELGLHSFGEVADSSSVQSLATKYNAYPSYVLPAFTW; this is encoded by the exons ATGGTGATCATAAGTAACTCCTCAAGACGCTCATCAGTGACTATTGAAAAAGTCAAAAGTCTTGGCTTTGATGCTTCTCTTTTTCTTGGAGCTATTACTAGTGGAGAACTCACTCATCAATACTTACAAag GAGAGATGATCCTTGGTTTGCATCATTGGGAAGGTCTTGTATTCATTTCACTTGGAGTGGCAGGGGAGCAATATCTCTTGAG GGCTTGGACTTGAAAGTTGTGGAGAATGTTGAAGAAGCTGAGTTTATTTTGGCTCATGGGACTGAAGCCTTGGGGGAAGCCAGTGGGAATGCACGTTCAATGAATCTTGAAGACCTTGAAAAAATATTGGAGCTTTGCGCCGCAAAAAAGATTCCTATGGTGGTAGCCAATCCAGATTATGTAACCGTTGAAGCAAGAGACTTGCGTGTGATGCCAG GTACTCTAGCAGCTAAATATGAAAAGCTTGGGGGTGAAGTAAAATGGATGGGCAAACCTGGTGAG ATAATATACAATTCAGCCATGGCCATGGCTGGTACAGATGTTTCGGACTGTATTGCTGTGGGTGATTCTCTCCATCATGATATTAAGGGTGCTAATGCTGCTGGAATCCAATCAATTTTTATCACTGGAGGGATTCATGCAACTGAACTTGGACTCCATAGTTTTGGAGAAGTAGCGGATTCATCATCCGTGCAATCACTTGCGACGAAATATAATGCTTATCCATCCTATGTGTTGCCCGCATTCACATGGTAG
- the LOC123924259 gene encoding disease resistance protein RPV1-like isoform X1, which produces MAMQSPSSSSSFSYGFTYQVFLSFRGKDTRDGFTGNLYKALIDKGIHTFIDDNELQRGDEITPSLVKAIEESRIFIPVFSINYASSSFCLDELVHIIHCYKTKGRFVLPVFYGVDPTHVRHHNGSYGEQLTKHEERFQNNKENMERLHQWKMALNQAANLSGYHFSSGYEYKFIEEIVKYISNKINRVSLHVADYPVGLHSRVQQVKSLLDKGSNDEVHMVGIYGAGGLGKSTLARAIYNFVGDQFEDICFIHNVRENSTQNNLKHLQEELLLKTVGLDIKLGDVSEGIPIIRERLHRKKILLILDDVDKLKQLQVLAGGFDWFGAGSTVIITTRDKHLLNSHEIKDMYAVEGLYGTEALELLRWMAFKNNKVPSNYEAILNRAVTYASGLPLAIEIVGSNLFRKSIEEWKYTLDGYEKIPNKEIQKILKVSFDALEEEEQSVFLDIACCFNGCRMTEVEEILRAHYGGSMTHRIQVLSEKSLIKIGYFEQSCFCSVTVHDLIKDMGKEIVRQESPKAPEKRSRLWLREDIIQVLEKNTENSDIEIISLNCGSTEATMDWDGKAFEKMKSLVTLIIKSDNFSEGSIRFPCNLRVLKWQKYHSQCIPYSFFNKKFENIKVLKFDNCEYLREISDVSCLPNLENFSFENCENLVTIHNSIGFLNKLEFLNVSGCIKLKSFPPLNLVSLKKLILSHCNSLQSFPEILSKIENIKDIDIRETSIEDFPVSFQNFTELISISISIGGCGMLRLPSFIFKMPKFSSIWVQKIYHNFMSRPISKVCSDVKWVYLYESNLSDECLPIAVTWFTNEEELNLVGSNFEILPECLNERLHLRGLELFNCLSLKKIRGIRLNIVILSATNCRSLNFSSRSMLVNQELLNESREADFYFPAAGSERIPEWFEHQSIGPTRVSFWLRNKIPSIALFFSTKWVCNHEEKLQLRVNLFINGDKYTFSLEEFIYVSLLETNHIYLIYLDLDGLVHCSDIYEKLESKLNEAFLKKEWIHMELKLESYYWKSENDSDEMMKSLRAKFGIHVFKEENNLEDVEFTNPYRKRRSYEHLRLSVST; this is translated from the exons ATGGCCATGCAATCACCTTCCTCTTCCTCGTCATTTTCCTATGGTTTCACTTACCAAGTCTTTCTCAGTTTTAGGGGCAAAGACACTCGCGATGGTTTTACCGGCAATCTCTACAAGGCTCTTATTGACAAGGGAATCCACACCTTCATTGATGACAATGAACTTCAAAGAGGAGATGAAATCACACCATCACTCGTCAAGGCCATTGAGGAATCTAGGATTTTTATTCCTGTGTTTTCTATCAACTATGCCTCTTCTTCATTTTGTTTGGACGAACTTGTCCACATCATTCACTGCTACAAGACAAAGGGTCGCTTCGTTTTGCCTGTTTTCTATGGAGTGGATCCTACTCACGTACGGCATCATAATGGAAGTTATGGTGAACAGCTCACTAAGCACGAAGAGAGGTTccaaaataacaaagaaaacatGGAGCGATTGCATCAATGGAAGATGGCTCTTAACCAAGCTGCTAATTTGTCTGGCTACCATTTTAGTTCTGG ATATGAATACAAATTTATCGAAGAGATAGTGAAATACATCTCCAACAAGATCAATCGTGTTTCTTTACATGTTGCCGATTACCCTGTTGGATTACATTCTCGAGTACAACAAGTGAAATCACTTCTTGATAAGGGCTCTAATGATGAGGTCCACATGGTAGGAATTTATGGAGCAGGAGGCTTGGGTAAATCAACACTTGCAAGAGCAATTTACAATTTTGTCGGCGATCAATTTGAAGATATATGTTTTATTCATAACGTGAGAGAGAATTCAACTCAAAATAACTTGAAACATCTCCAGGAGGAGCTCCTTTTAAAAACAGTTGGATTGGACATTAAGTTAGGAGATGTTAGTGAGGGAATTCCAATCATAAGGGAAAGACTACATAGAAAGAAGATTCTCTTGATTCTCGATGACGTTGACAAACTGAAGCAATTGCAGGTTTTGGCTGGAGGATTTGATTGGTTCGGTGCTGGCAGTACAGTCATCATTACCACTCGAGACAAACACTTACTAAACAGTCACGAGATAAAAGACATGTATGCAGTAGAAGGGTTGTATGGGACAGAAGCTCTTGAATTGTTGAGGTGGATGgcttttaaaaataacaaagttcCTTCAAATTATGAAGCAATTTTAAACCGTGCAGTTACCTATGCTTCTGGCCTTCCATTAGCTATAGAAATAGTAGGTTCCAATTTGTTTCGAAAGAGCATAGAAGAATGGAAGTATACATTAGATGGCTATGAAAAGATTCCCAATAAAGAGATCCAAAAGATACTTAAAGTAAGCTTTGACGCTTTGGAGGAAGAGGAGCAAAGTGTCTTTCTGGATATTGCTTGTTGCTTCAATGGATGTAGAATGACAGAGGTTGAAGAGATACTTCGTGCTCATTACGGAGGCTCCATGACACATAGAATTCAAGTGTTGTCTGAAAAATCTCTCATTAAGATTGGCTATTTTGAGCAGAGTTGTTTTTGCAGTGTGACAGTGCATGACTTGATAAAGGACATGGGTAAAGAAATTGTCCGACAAGAATCACCCAAAGCGCCTGAAAAACGCAGTAGGTTGTGGCTCCGAGAAGACATAATTCAAGTTTTAGAAAAGAATACG GAAAATAGTGATATTGAAATCATATCTCTGAATTGCGGCTCAACTGAAGCAACAATGGATTGGGACGGAAAGGCTTTCGAGAAGATGAAAAGTCTCGTGACACTTATCATTAAAAGTGATAATTTTTCCGAAGGCTCCATACGCTTTCCATGTAACTTGAGAGTATTAAAATGGCAAAAATATCATTCACAGTGTATACCATATAGCTTTTTCAACAAG AAGTTCGAGAATATAAAAGTTTTGAAATTTGACAATTGTGAATATTTAAGAGAAATATCAGATGTGTCTTGTCTACcaaatttagagaatttttcatttgaaaattGTGAGAATTTAGTTACAATTCACAATTCGATTGGATTTCTGAATAAACTTGAATTCTTAAATGTCAGCGGTTGCATTAAGCTCAAGAGTTTTCCACCCTTGAATTTGGTTTCTCTTAAGAAACTGATACTTTCCCATTGTAACAGTCTCCAAAGTTTTCCAGAAATATTAAGCAAgattgaaaatataaaagatatagaTATTCGGGAAACTTCCATTGAAGACTTTCCAGTTTCATTTCAAAATTTCACTGAACTTATTTCGATATCTATATCTATAGGGGGATGTGGAATGTTGAGGTTACCAAGTTTCATTTTCAAGATGCCAAAATTTTCAAGTATTTGGGttcaaaaaatttatcataACTTTATGTCAAGACCGATTTCCAAGGTGTGTTCGGATGTGAAATGGGTTTATCTCTATGAAAGCAACCTCTCAGATGAATGTCTTCCAATAGCTGTCACATGGTTTACTAATGAGGAAGAATTAAACCTAGTTGGAAGTAATTTCGAAATTCTTCCGGAATGCCTCAACGAACGTCTCCATCTACGGGGACTAGAATTGTTTAATTGCTTGTCTCTTAAGAAAATAAGAGGGATTCGGCTAAATATTGTTATTTTGTCTGCGACAAACTGCAGATCATTGAATTTCTCAAGTAGAAGCATGCTAGTAAATCAG GAACTACTAAATGAGAGTAGAGAGGCCGATTTTTATTTTCCAGCTGCAGGAAGTGAAAGGATTCCGGAGTGGTTTGAGCACCAAAGCATAGGACCAACAAGAGTCTCTTTCTGGTTGCGTAACAAGATCCCTTCCATAGCTCTCTTCTTTTCTACTAAATGGGTGTGTAACCACGAAGAAAAACTTCAATTAAGAGTAAATTTGTTCATCAATGGCGATAAATATACCTTTTCTCTCGaggaatttatttatgtttccttgttagaaacaaatcatatataCCTAATTTATCTTGATTTGGATGGACTAGTTCACTGCTCGGATATCTACGAGAAACTTGAATCTAAATTGAACGaagcatttttaaaaaaagaatggaTCCATATGGAGCTGAAGTTAGAGAGCTATTATTGGAAATCGGAAAATGATTCCGATGAGATGATGAAATCGCTCCGCGCAAAATTTGGAATCCATGTGTTCAAGGAAGAAAACAACTTGGAAGATGTTGAATTCACCAATCCTTATAGAAAGAGGAGATCATATGAACATCTTAGGCTCTCAGTCTCAACATAA
- the LOC123924259 gene encoding disease resistance protein RPV1-like isoform X2 codes for MERLHQWKMALNQAANLSGYHFSSGYEYKFIEEIVKYISNKINRVSLHVADYPVGLHSRVQQVKSLLDKGSNDEVHMVGIYGAGGLGKSTLARAIYNFVGDQFEDICFIHNVRENSTQNNLKHLQEELLLKTVGLDIKLGDVSEGIPIIRERLHRKKILLILDDVDKLKQLQVLAGGFDWFGAGSTVIITTRDKHLLNSHEIKDMYAVEGLYGTEALELLRWMAFKNNKVPSNYEAILNRAVTYASGLPLAIEIVGSNLFRKSIEEWKYTLDGYEKIPNKEIQKILKVSFDALEEEEQSVFLDIACCFNGCRMTEVEEILRAHYGGSMTHRIQVLSEKSLIKIGYFEQSCFCSVTVHDLIKDMGKEIVRQESPKAPEKRSRLWLREDIIQVLEKNTENSDIEIISLNCGSTEATMDWDGKAFEKMKSLVTLIIKSDNFSEGSIRFPCNLRVLKWQKYHSQCIPYSFFNKKFENIKVLKFDNCEYLREISDVSCLPNLENFSFENCENLVTIHNSIGFLNKLEFLNVSGCIKLKSFPPLNLVSLKKLILSHCNSLQSFPEILSKIENIKDIDIRETSIEDFPVSFQNFTELISISISIGGCGMLRLPSFIFKMPKFSSIWVQKIYHNFMSRPISKVCSDVKWVYLYESNLSDECLPIAVTWFTNEEELNLVGSNFEILPECLNERLHLRGLELFNCLSLKKIRGIRLNIVILSATNCRSLNFSSRSMLVNQELLNESREADFYFPAAGSERIPEWFEHQSIGPTRVSFWLRNKIPSIALFFSTKWVCNHEEKLQLRVNLFINGDKYTFSLEEFIYVSLLETNHIYLIYLDLDGLVHCSDIYEKLESKLNEAFLKKEWIHMELKLESYYWKSENDSDEMMKSLRAKFGIHVFKEENNLEDVEFTNPYRKRRSYEHLRLSVST; via the exons atGGAGCGATTGCATCAATGGAAGATGGCTCTTAACCAAGCTGCTAATTTGTCTGGCTACCATTTTAGTTCTGG ATATGAATACAAATTTATCGAAGAGATAGTGAAATACATCTCCAACAAGATCAATCGTGTTTCTTTACATGTTGCCGATTACCCTGTTGGATTACATTCTCGAGTACAACAAGTGAAATCACTTCTTGATAAGGGCTCTAATGATGAGGTCCACATGGTAGGAATTTATGGAGCAGGAGGCTTGGGTAAATCAACACTTGCAAGAGCAATTTACAATTTTGTCGGCGATCAATTTGAAGATATATGTTTTATTCATAACGTGAGAGAGAATTCAACTCAAAATAACTTGAAACATCTCCAGGAGGAGCTCCTTTTAAAAACAGTTGGATTGGACATTAAGTTAGGAGATGTTAGTGAGGGAATTCCAATCATAAGGGAAAGACTACATAGAAAGAAGATTCTCTTGATTCTCGATGACGTTGACAAACTGAAGCAATTGCAGGTTTTGGCTGGAGGATTTGATTGGTTCGGTGCTGGCAGTACAGTCATCATTACCACTCGAGACAAACACTTACTAAACAGTCACGAGATAAAAGACATGTATGCAGTAGAAGGGTTGTATGGGACAGAAGCTCTTGAATTGTTGAGGTGGATGgcttttaaaaataacaaagttcCTTCAAATTATGAAGCAATTTTAAACCGTGCAGTTACCTATGCTTCTGGCCTTCCATTAGCTATAGAAATAGTAGGTTCCAATTTGTTTCGAAAGAGCATAGAAGAATGGAAGTATACATTAGATGGCTATGAAAAGATTCCCAATAAAGAGATCCAAAAGATACTTAAAGTAAGCTTTGACGCTTTGGAGGAAGAGGAGCAAAGTGTCTTTCTGGATATTGCTTGTTGCTTCAATGGATGTAGAATGACAGAGGTTGAAGAGATACTTCGTGCTCATTACGGAGGCTCCATGACACATAGAATTCAAGTGTTGTCTGAAAAATCTCTCATTAAGATTGGCTATTTTGAGCAGAGTTGTTTTTGCAGTGTGACAGTGCATGACTTGATAAAGGACATGGGTAAAGAAATTGTCCGACAAGAATCACCCAAAGCGCCTGAAAAACGCAGTAGGTTGTGGCTCCGAGAAGACATAATTCAAGTTTTAGAAAAGAATACG GAAAATAGTGATATTGAAATCATATCTCTGAATTGCGGCTCAACTGAAGCAACAATGGATTGGGACGGAAAGGCTTTCGAGAAGATGAAAAGTCTCGTGACACTTATCATTAAAAGTGATAATTTTTCCGAAGGCTCCATACGCTTTCCATGTAACTTGAGAGTATTAAAATGGCAAAAATATCATTCACAGTGTATACCATATAGCTTTTTCAACAAG AAGTTCGAGAATATAAAAGTTTTGAAATTTGACAATTGTGAATATTTAAGAGAAATATCAGATGTGTCTTGTCTACcaaatttagagaatttttcatttgaaaattGTGAGAATTTAGTTACAATTCACAATTCGATTGGATTTCTGAATAAACTTGAATTCTTAAATGTCAGCGGTTGCATTAAGCTCAAGAGTTTTCCACCCTTGAATTTGGTTTCTCTTAAGAAACTGATACTTTCCCATTGTAACAGTCTCCAAAGTTTTCCAGAAATATTAAGCAAgattgaaaatataaaagatatagaTATTCGGGAAACTTCCATTGAAGACTTTCCAGTTTCATTTCAAAATTTCACTGAACTTATTTCGATATCTATATCTATAGGGGGATGTGGAATGTTGAGGTTACCAAGTTTCATTTTCAAGATGCCAAAATTTTCAAGTATTTGGGttcaaaaaatttatcataACTTTATGTCAAGACCGATTTCCAAGGTGTGTTCGGATGTGAAATGGGTTTATCTCTATGAAAGCAACCTCTCAGATGAATGTCTTCCAATAGCTGTCACATGGTTTACTAATGAGGAAGAATTAAACCTAGTTGGAAGTAATTTCGAAATTCTTCCGGAATGCCTCAACGAACGTCTCCATCTACGGGGACTAGAATTGTTTAATTGCTTGTCTCTTAAGAAAATAAGAGGGATTCGGCTAAATATTGTTATTTTGTCTGCGACAAACTGCAGATCATTGAATTTCTCAAGTAGAAGCATGCTAGTAAATCAG GAACTACTAAATGAGAGTAGAGAGGCCGATTTTTATTTTCCAGCTGCAGGAAGTGAAAGGATTCCGGAGTGGTTTGAGCACCAAAGCATAGGACCAACAAGAGTCTCTTTCTGGTTGCGTAACAAGATCCCTTCCATAGCTCTCTTCTTTTCTACTAAATGGGTGTGTAACCACGAAGAAAAACTTCAATTAAGAGTAAATTTGTTCATCAATGGCGATAAATATACCTTTTCTCTCGaggaatttatttatgtttccttgttagaaacaaatcatatataCCTAATTTATCTTGATTTGGATGGACTAGTTCACTGCTCGGATATCTACGAGAAACTTGAATCTAAATTGAACGaagcatttttaaaaaaagaatggaTCCATATGGAGCTGAAGTTAGAGAGCTATTATTGGAAATCGGAAAATGATTCCGATGAGATGATGAAATCGCTCCGCGCAAAATTTGGAATCCATGTGTTCAAGGAAGAAAACAACTTGGAAGATGTTGAATTCACCAATCCTTATAGAAAGAGGAGATCATATGAACATCTTAGGCTCTCAGTCTCAACATAA
- the LOC123924261 gene encoding mitogen-activated protein kinase homolog MMK1 yields the protein MEGGGGAPPTDTVMSDAAAVPQQQMGIENIPATLSHGGRFIQYNIFGNMFEVTAKYKPPIMPIGKGAYGIVCSAHNSETNEHVAIKKIANAFDNKIDAKRTLREIKLLRHMDHENVVAIRDIIPPPQREVFNDVYIAYELMDTDLHQIIRSNQALSEEHCQYFLYQILRGLKYIHSANVLHRDLKPSNLLLNANCDLKICDFGLARVTSETDFMTEYVVTRWYRAPELLLNSSDYTAAIDVWSVGCIFMELMDRKPLFPGRDHVHQLRLLMELIGTPTEADLGFLNENAKRYIRQLPAYHRQSFLEKFPHVHPEAIDLVEKMLTFDPRKRITVEDALAHPYLTSLHDISDEPVCIMPFSFDFEQHALTEEQMKELIYREALAFNPEYQQ from the exons ATggaaggaggaggaggagctCCACCTACCGACACCGTGATGTCGGATGCAGCAGCGGTTCCACAGCAGCAGATGGGGATCGAGAATATTCCTGCAACCCTTAGCCATGGTGGTAGGTTCATTCAATACAACATATTCGGTAATATGTTTGAAGTTACTGCTAAATACAAACCACCCATCATGCCAATCGGTAAAGGTGCTTATGGTATTGTTTG CTCTGCTCATAATTCTGAGACAAATGAACATGTTGCCATCAAGAAGATTGCAAATGCTTTTGATAACAAAATTGATGCCAAGAGGACTCTCCGTGAAATCAAGCTGCTTCGTCATATGGATCATGAAAAC GTGGTCGCAATCAGGGATATAATACCACCACCTCAGAGGGAGGTATTCAATGATGTTTACATTGCTTATGAGCTAATGGACACTGATCTTCACCAAATCATTCGATCAAATCAAGCACTATCAGAGGAGCACTGTCAG TATTTTCTGTACCAAATCCTTCGTGGGTTGAAGTACATACATTCTGCGAATGTTCTGCATAGGGACTTAAAACCAAGCAACCTTCTCCTAAACGCCAACTGCGACTTAAAGATTTGTGATTTTGGACTGGCCCGTGTAACCTCCGAAACTGATTTTATGACTGAATATGTTGTTACAAGATGGTACCGTGCACCGGAACTTCTGTTAAACTCTTCTGATTATACAGCAGCAATTGATGTATGGTCTGTTGGCTGTATTTTCATGGAACTGATGGATCGAAAGCCTTTGTTTCCTGGCAGAGATCATGTGCATCAGTTGCGTCTACTCATGGAG TTGATCGGTACCCCAACAGAAGCTGATTTGGGGTTTCTGAATGAAAATGCTAAGAGATACATTAGGCAACTACCTGCTTACCACCGCCAATCTTTCCTAGAAAAGTTTCCGCATGTCCATCCTGAAGCTATAGATCTTGTTGAAAAAATGTTAACTTTTGATCCTAGAAAAAGAATTACTG TGGAGGATGCACTGGCACACCCCTATTTAACATCTCTGCATGACATCAGTGATGAACCTGTGTGCATCATGCCCTTCAGCTTTGATTTTGAACAGCATGCGTTGACCGAGGAACAGATGAAAGAACTGATATACAGAGAGGCTCTAGCATTTAACCCCGAGTACCAGCAGTAG
- the LOC123924268 gene encoding protein FAM133 encodes MGKNQAYKAMQRARLGGASGGPDEVEDGMVDGSFHSPEWHAARLASLKTSHTITWEEYKKKQKEEELKKGELEADADRMMREYRAQLDAERARKLSQGRNHSSSKSKHSKDKRDKISKKHSSKKRKHSRRSSPSSSSSSSSYSSSSEDEERASKRSKSRSKRSKKEKRHKSKSKDSGTDSEDGGGPVRLSKFFGTSKVDSG; translated from the exons ATGGGGAAAAATCAAGCCTACAAAGCTATGCAAAGAGCCAGGCTTGGCGGTGCCTCCGGCGGCCCCGATGAGGTTGAAGATGGCATG GTGGATGGTTCATTTCATTCACCAGAGTGGCATGCCGCTCGTTTGGCCAGCCTTAAAACATCTCACACAATTACATGGGAAGAGtacaaaaagaaacaaaag GAAGAAGAACTGAAAAAGGGGGAGCTAGAAGCAGATGCAGATAGGATGATGAGGGAGTACAGGGCTCAACTAGATGCTGAAAGGGCTCGCAAACTTTCCCAGGGAAGAAATCACTCAAGTAGTAAGTCTAAACATTCAAAAG ATAAGAGGGACAAAATTTCGAAGAAGCATAGCAGCAAAAAAAGAAAG CATTCAAGAAGGTCTTCCCCATCTAGCTCCTCTTCATCATCCTCATACTCTTCTAGTAGTGAAGACGAAGAGAGAGCATCAAAAAGATCAAAGTCCAGGTCTAAGCGATCAAAGAAGGAAAAGAGGCACAAGTCCAAAAGCAAGGATTCTGGAACCGATAGTGAAGATGGTGGGGGACCAGTCCGTCTATCAAAATTCTTTGGGACATCAAAAGTTGATAGTGGTTAA